A genomic window from Chanodichthys erythropterus isolate Z2021 chromosome 1, ASM2448905v1, whole genome shotgun sequence includes:
- the LOC137018588 gene encoding small integral membrane protein 32-like: MLRQVLLNSTAAARDFDLMTNTHTSAPMNVSHVPVSVSALLKPTGRGSALREGEPDKPDLATYVVMCLVLFLLVLLIVFFINCQLRNSFFASMPYDRSLREARSSYK, translated from the coding sequence ATGCTGAGGCAGGTGCTGTTGAACTCCACGGCAGCGGCGCGAGACTTCGACCTGATGACCAACACGCACACGTCGGCACCGATGAACGTGTCCCACGTGCCCGTGAGCGTGTCGGCCCTCTTGAAGCCCACGGGCCGCGGGAGCGCGCTCCGAGAGGGCGAGCCCGACAAACCTGACCTGGCCACGTACGTGGTGATGTGTCTGGTGCTTTTCCTGCTGGTCCTTCTCATCGTGTTCTTCATCAACTGTCAGCTGAGGAACTCTTTCTTTGCATCCATGCCTTACGACCGCTCACTGCGAGAGGCCCGTAGCTCCTACAAATGA